Below is a genomic region from Fusobacterium nucleatum.
ATAAATGAGATAAATTCTGTTTCTAAGAAGATAAAAAAAGCAGAATTGGATTATATGGATGAAACATTAAATATATTAGTTATTTTAATGGTTATTTCACAAAAAAGAGAAAAGAGGAATTTTAATTTAAAAATTGAGAATACAAAAATTTTAGAAAAAAGGAAAGAGTATCTACAACTTAAAAAAATTTTTACTGATTTTTCAAATACAAATTTAATACTCTTTACAGACTATTTATTTAGAATTACAAGAGACGAAAAAGATATTTTTGTAAAATTTCCAAATTGGTTAGATATCAGTGTTGCTATAAATAAAATAGTAAGGACTTTTGAAATTGAAAATAAGGTTGATTTAAAAAATATAGATATTTTTCTTGATGAGATATTTTACTATATAAAACCTTTAATTTTTAGAACAAAAAGAAGAATAAAGTTAAAAAATTCAATATTAAAAGATGTAAAAAAACTTTATCCTTCTATATTTAATTTTTTAAAAAAGAATTTCTATTTTTTAGAAGAAGTTATTAATGAAAAAGTTTCAGAAGAAGAAATAGCATATTTGGTACCTTTTTTTCATAAGGCTTTACAAAATAATAATAAGATAAATAAAAAAGGTATACTGGTCACTACATATAAAGAAAACATAGCACTTTTCTTAAAAGAAGATATAGAAACAGAATTTTTAATTGATATAGATAAAATTTTGACTTTAAAAAGCTTCGAACAGATAGAGAAAAATTTAGAAGATTATGATTATATTTTAACAACATTTTCTGTAGAAAAGGATTTTGTGAAAGAAATTAAACATACTAAAATTATAGAACTAAATCCTATTTTAACAGAAAAAGATATAAAAAAACTTAAAGAAGCTGGGCTTATAAAGAACAAAAAGATAAAAATGACAGCTTTACTAAAAGTTATATTAGAAAATTCATCTGATGTAAATGTAAAAAAACTTATAAATAACCTAGATGAAACATTTCCAGAAAAAATCTACAATGATGTGGATAAGAATAAATTTTTATTAGGAAATTTTTTAAGAGTGGAAAATATTTTTAAAACAAATTTAAACTCATTTGAAGAAATTTTAAATAAAATTTTCAAATTATCTTTCTTGCAAAAAAATGAGATTAATGATATCATAAATAAAGTATCAAATAATAATTTTTACTCTTATTTAGGAGAAAAAATTGGAATAATTTTTCATAAATTAAATACAAAAAATAGTCAAGATAATGTACTTATTGCAATAAATGAAAAAGAAATATGCATAAATGGTAAAAAAATTAGTACATTTATATTAATAAATTCAAATTGTGAAATAAAATATAAGGCAATTATTTATAATTTTGTGAAATTATTTTTCCAAAATAAAAAATTTAGTTTTAATAACAATAGATTGGATATCTATGATTATTTAATAAGTAACATCTAAAATTGAAAAAGGGGGATAGCTATGTGGACATCTAATACTATGACTTTTGGAGAAAGTATAGTAACTTTTTTGATAGGTTTTTCAATAGTGTTTTTTGCTTTAATAGCATTAGCATTATTTATAATTATATCATCAAAAGTTATAAATCTTCTAGTTAAAGAAGAAACACCTGAACAAAAGCCAGTTGTTAGCAATGTAAATGCGAATACAGCTACAAAAGCAGTTGCTAAA
It encodes:
- a CDS encoding transcription antiterminator encodes the protein MLKKWHFELLKLIENEKKLPKIAEILNLTERSVRYKIDEINQELGKKKIEIKKRELFSSLTDEDMTKLIENVEGEKYVYNQKEREELIILYTLMKKDKFLLKEVAEKLGTSKSTIRNDLKNVKKTLLDYNIKLLQDDKLKYYFDYLEDDFRYFIATYLYKYISFDEKYDKIFFDDISYFRKVIYKEIKDEYINEINSVSKKIKKAELDYMDETLNILVILMVISQKREKRNFNLKIENTKILEKRKEYLQLKKIFTDFSNTNLILFTDYLFRITRDEKDIFVKFPNWLDISVAINKIVRTFEIENKVDLKNIDIFLDEIFYYIKPLIFRTKRRIKLKNSILKDVKKLYPSIFNFLKKNFYFLEEVINEKVSEEEIAYLVPFFHKALQNNNKINKKGILVTTYKENIALFLKEDIETEFLIDIDKILTLKSFEQIEKNLEDYDYILTTFSVEKDFVKEIKHTKIIELNPILTEKDIKKLKEAGLIKNKKIKMTALLKVILENSSDVNVKKLINNLDETFPEKIYNDVDKNKFLLGNFLRVENIFKTNLNSFEEILNKIFKLSFLQKNEINDIINKVSNNNFYSYLGEKIGIIFHKLNTKNSQDNVLIAINEKEICINGKKISTFILINSNCEIKYKAIIYNFVKLFFQNKKFSFNNNRLDIYDYLISNI
- a CDS encoding OadG family protein, translated to MWTSNTMTFGESIVTFLIGFSIVFFALIALALFIIISSKVINLLVKEETPEQKPVVSNVNANTATKAVAKEDNQEEAERLAVIISAISEEMREPVERFTIVSITEI